The segment AGTCCTGTTTTAGGTACCTTTTCTTTGACATACACATTAAAGCCCGTGATTTCTTTGTAAAATACACCTTCCGGAATTTCCAGCTCGGGTGATTTTTGTTTGATGGAATAAAGTAGCGTATAAAGTTTAACCTGTACAACAGGCATGATTCTGTCTTGGAAGAAAAAAGCTCCGATACTGACCATCGCAATGAAGATAATCAGTGGGCGCATGATGTGGATTAAAGAAACACCGGCCGATTTCATCGCCAGTAATTCCAGACGCTCTCCCAAATTACCGAAAGTCATCAGTGAAGCTAACAGAATAGACAAGGGCAGTGCCATGGGAACTAATCCCAAAGCTGCATAGAAGAACATCTCTGCCAAGACCTTCATTTCTAATCCTTTCCCAACCATGTCGTCGATGTATTTCCATAGAAACTGCATCAAGACAATAAAAAGGCAGATTCCAAAGGTCATTAAGAACAGCGGCAGAAAAGTCTGCAGCATAAAGGTGTATAATCGTTTTATTCTCAACATGCCTAATAGATTGGAGAGGCAAAAGTAGTGTAAAAAACGATAATATCCTCTTTTTTATATGTGAAACTACACTAAATGCCAAGTGTGCGTTTCAGGGTATCCACCTGAGAATCCCACAAGTCGATAGCATCTTCCTTTTCGTCGGGTTCAGCAAAATCTGTAATCTGTAACGCAGTAGTTCCTGTCAATTCCAATGTATGAATGGAAAATTCGAAATAAGACAAAGGCCCGGCATTTTCTGTTTCCAAGCAATAACGGATTTGTTCTTTCTGCTTGATCAGTTCTGCACGGGCCTTGATTTCGTCTTTGTTCCACATAAAGGTGTAGACATTGTTTTTTACGGTGACTTTTTCGGCGAACCAGGAGGAAAGTCCTCTTGACGTTGTGATGTGATTCCACAAACTGGATCGAGAGACGTTATCAAAAACGTATTCAATGTTAAACTTTTCTTTATTCATGGTCGAGAGCGTTTTTACGATTCGCAAATTACAGAAAAGTTTTCTGATTATCAAAAAAAATTGTATTAAAATTCTGTCTCATTATTAGTAAATTACCATTACGGTTGAAAAATGCTAGTGAAAAAAGTTTGCCGAAAATTTGGATGGTAAAAAAATAACCTCTACTTTTGCATCGTCAATCAGAAATGATAACGACAAAAACAAGAAAATGGCGAGATAGCTCAGCTGGTTAGAGCGCATGATTCATAATCATGAGGTCTCCGGTTCAATCCCGGGTCTCGCTACAAAAGTCAACCGTCACGATGCGTTCGTGGCGGTTTTGTTTTTTTTCGCCCGTATGTATGACTTGTTTCTTGTTAATGAATGTAGAAGCAATGAAATACAGGAATAGTTGTATGAAATATCAGTCGGATATTTGAAAAGTGACTGATTTTTTGTATTTTTGCGACGATTGAGTGTTGATGATGAGGGGGCGGGCGGTCCCCTCTTTTTGTCTGAATCATTCAGTAAGTAATCAATATACAAGCTGATGGATAATAAGAGGAGAAGAAAAGGCGGGACTGCCTTTTGATTCCCGTATCTTTTGAAAACGATTCTCGTTGGTTTTAAAAATGGTTTTCGAGAGAGTAGTTTTTCCTTATCGTATAATAAGAAAACAGATAATATAGCAAGCGAAGTATGATAGATAAACATTTGATAGAGAAACTGGTTGAGGAAAAATTGGCATCTTCGTCCAATTATCTGGTAGATGTTACAGTTCAGCCGGATAATGTCATTGTTGTGGAAATTGACAATGACGATTCTGTATGTATTGATGATTGTGTAGAGCTGAGCCGGTATCTGGAAGATCATCTGGATCGCGACGTGGAGGATTTTGAACTGGAAGTCGGTTCTGCCGGAATAACATCTCCGTTTAAAGTACTTCGTCAGTATCAAAAGAATATAGGAAATGAAGTAGAAGTCTTGCTGACAGCCGGAACGAAGCTGACAGGCGTATTGAAATCGGCCGATGAGAACGGTATCGTTCTGACCGTTGCAAAGCAAGTAAAGCCGGAAGGCGCCAAGCGTAAGGTGACGGTCGAAGAAGACCAGCCTTATACCTATCAGGAAATAAAGTATACAAAATATTTAATTAGATTCAAATAGTATGGCCAAAAAAGAGGAAACAGTCAGTATGATTGATACCCTTGCGGAGTTCAAGGAGTTGAAGAATATAGATAAGGATACAATGATCAGCGTGTTGGAAGATTCGTTCCGCAACGTGATTGCAAAAATGTTTGGAACAGACGAAAACTACGATGTGATCATTAACCCTGAAAAAGGTGATTTTGAAATCTGGAGAAATCGTAAGGTCGTAGCCGATGATGAATTGGAAGATTCAAATCTGGAGATTTCATTGACGGATGCCCGTCAGATTGATGCCGATTGCGAGGTAGGAGAAGAAATTACTGATGAGGTTCATTTTGCCGATTTTGGTCGTCGTGCTATCTTGAATTTACGTCAGACGTTAGCCTCCAAGATTTTGGAACTGCAGAAAGACAACCTTTATGCCAAATATAAAGATAAGATCGGAACGATTATTTCGGCCGATGTCTATCAGGTTTGGAAGAAGGAAATGTTGCTGCTTGATGATGATGGTAATGAATTACTGTTACCGAAGACAGAACAGATTCCGGGTGATTTTTATCGGAAAGGAGAAACAGCTCGTGCTATTGTACAGCGCGTAGACAATTATAATAATAATCCGAAAATTATCCTTTCCCGTACAGATAAATTGTTCTTGCAGCGTCTGTTTGAATTGGAAGTTCCGGAAATCAACGATGGCTTGATTACCATTAAAGCGATTGCTCGAATCCCGGGAGAGCGTGCTAAAGTGGCTGTTGAATCGTATGATGACCGTATTGATCCGGTAGGAGCCTGTGTGGGTATGAAGGGATCTCGTATTCATGGAATCGTGCGCGAGTTGAGAAATGAGAATATCGATGTGATCAATTACACGTCAAATATATCTTTGTTTATTCAGCGAGCCTTGAGTCCGGCTAAGATTTCTTCCATTCGGGTGAATGAAGAAGAAAAACGGGCCGAAGTCTATTTGCGTCCGGAAGAAGTATCTCTGGCTATTGGTAAAGGCGGGTTAAATATCAAGTTGGCTTGTATGTTGACCGAGTATACAATCGATGTATTCCGTGATATTGAAGGTGCTGACGAGGAAGATATTTATCTGGATGAATTTGCAGATGAAATAGATGGTTGGGTAATTGACGCTCTGAAAAATATCGGTTGCTATACA is part of the Parabacteroides sp. AD58 genome and harbors:
- a CDS encoding START-like domain-containing protein, which encodes MNKEKFNIEYVFDNVSRSSLWNHITTSRGLSSWFAEKVTVKNNVYTFMWNKDEIKARAELIKQKEQIRYCLETENAGPLSYFEFSIHTLELTGTTALQITDFAEPDEKEDAIDLWDSQVDTLKRTLGI
- the rimP gene encoding ribosome assembly cofactor RimP translates to MIDKHLIEKLVEEKLASSSNYLVDVTVQPDNVIVVEIDNDDSVCIDDCVELSRYLEDHLDRDVEDFELEVGSAGITSPFKVLRQYQKNIGNEVEVLLTAGTKLTGVLKSADENGIVLTVAKQVKPEGAKRKVTVEEDQPYTYQEIKYTKYLIRFK
- the nusA gene encoding transcription termination factor NusA, whose amino-acid sequence is MAKKEETVSMIDTLAEFKELKNIDKDTMISVLEDSFRNVIAKMFGTDENYDVIINPEKGDFEIWRNRKVVADDELEDSNLEISLTDARQIDADCEVGEEITDEVHFADFGRRAILNLRQTLASKILELQKDNLYAKYKDKIGTIISADVYQVWKKEMLLLDDDGNELLLPKTEQIPGDFYRKGETARAIVQRVDNYNNNPKIILSRTDKLFLQRLFELEVPEINDGLITIKAIARIPGERAKVAVESYDDRIDPVGACVGMKGSRIHGIVRELRNENIDVINYTSNISLFIQRALSPAKISSIRVNEEEKRAEVYLRPEEVSLAIGKGGLNIKLACMLTEYTIDVFRDIEGADEEDIYLDEFADEIDGWVIDALKNIGCYTAKSVLAIPRDELVERADLEESTVDDVLSILAAEFEDDENND